In Brassica rapa cultivar Chiifu-401-42 chromosome A06, CAAS_Brap_v3.01, whole genome shotgun sequence, a single window of DNA contains:
- the LOC103853056 gene encoding ATPase 8, plasma membrane-type: MASEISWDEIKNENVDLERIPVEEVFQQLKCTKEGLSSDEGKKRLEIFGANKLEEKSENKFLKFLGFMWNPLSWVMESAAIMAIVLANGGGKPPDWQDFIGIMVLLVINSTISFIEENNAGNAAAALMANLAPKTKVLRDGKWGEQDASILVPGDLISVKLGDIVPADARLLQGDPLKIDQSALTGESLPVTKHPGDEVFSGSTCKQGEIEAVVIATGVHTFFGKAAHLVDSTNNVGHFQKVLTAIGNFCICSIGIGMLIEIVVMYPIQHRTYRDGIDNLLVLLIGGIPIAMPTVLSVTMAIGSHRLSQQGAITKRMTAIEEMAGMDVLCSDKTGTLTLNKLSVDKSLIEVFPSNLDTDAVVLMAARASRIENQDAIDASIVGMLGDPKEAREGIKEVHFLPFNPVDKRTAITYIDENGEWYRSSKGAPEQIIELCNLQGEARRKAHEVIDGFAERGLRSLGVAQQTVPEKSKESDGSPWEFIGLLPLFDPPRHDSAETIRRALELGVNVKMITGDQLAIGIETGRRLGMGTNMYPSTSLLGNSKDESLVGIPVDELIEKADGFAGVFPEHKYEIVKKLQERKHICGMTGDGVNDAPALKKADIGIAVADATDAARSASDIVLTEPGLSVIVSAVLTSRAIFQRMKNYTIYAVSITIRIVLGFMLVALIWRFDFAPFMVLIIAILNDGTIMTISKDRVKPSPVPDSWKLNEIFATGVVLGTYMALTTVLFFWLAHDTNFFSKTFGVRSIQENEEELMAALYLQVSIISQALIFVTRSRSWSFVERPGFLLLIAFVIAQLVATLIAVYANWGFARILGCGWGWAGVIWLYSIITYIPLDILKFTIRYSLTGKAWDNMIQQKTAFTTKKDYGKGEREAQWALAQRTLHGLPPPEAMFHDKNHELSEIAEQAKRRAEVARLRELHTLKGHVESVVKLKGLDIDTIQQHYTV, encoded by the exons ATGGCATCTGAAATCTCTTGGGACGAAATCAAGAATGAGAACGTGGATctt GAGCGGATCCCTGTGGAAGAAGTGTTTCAGCAACTAAAATGCACAAAAGAAGGTTTGTCAAGTGATGAAGGTAAGAAGAGGCTTGAGATATTTGGGGCAAACAAGCTTGAGGAGAAATCAgaaaacaagtttttaaaattcTTGGGGTTTATGTGGAATCCTCTCTCATGGGTTATGGAGTCTGCTGCAATTATGGCCATTGTTTTAGCCAATGGTGGTGGAAAGCCGCCGGACTGGCAAGATTTCATCGGTATTATGGTGTTACTTGTTATCAATTCCACCATTAGTTTCATTGAAGAGAATAATGCCGGCAATGCTGCTGCAGCTCTCATGGCTAATCTTGCACCCAAAACCAAG GTGTTGAGAGATGGAAAATGGGGAGAGCAAGACGCTTCAATTCTAGTTCCAGGTGATCTAATAAGCGTCAAACTGGGTGACATTGTCCCTGCTGATGCTCGTCTCCTCCAAGGAGATCCTCTGAAAATTGACCAATCTGCTCTCACCGGTGAATCTCTTCCAGTCACCAAACACCCTGGAGATGAAGTATTCTCGGGTTCAACTTGCAAACAAGGTGAGATTGAGGCCGTTGTCATAGCCACTGGTGTCCACACTTTCTTCGGTAAGGCTGCCCATCTTGTCGACAGTACCAACAACGTTGGCCACTTCCAAAAG GTTTTGACAGCTATTGGTAACTTCTGTATTTGCTCAATTGGAATTGGGATGTTGATTGAGATCGTAGTAATGTACCCTATTCAACACCGCACATATAGAGACGGTATTGATAATCTTTTGGTGCTTTTGATTGGAGGAATCCCAATCGCCATGCCAACAGTTTTGTCGGTAACAATGGCTATTGGATCACATAGACTCTCTCAACAAGGTGCCATCACCAAGAGGATGACTGCGATTGAAGAAATGGCTGGAATGGATGTTCTCTGCAGTGATAAGACAGGGACTCTCACTCTTAACAAGCTCTCCGTAGACAAGTCATTGATTGAAGTATTTCCAAGTAACTTGGATACCGATGCAGTTGTATTGATGGCTGCAAGAGCGTCTAGAATCGAAAACCAAGACGCCATTGATGCATCCATTGTTGGCATGTTGGGTGATCCAAAAGAG GCGAGAGAAGGAATCAAAGAGGTGCATTTCTTGCCTTTTAACCCTGTCGATAAACGTACAGCCATTACATACATTGATGAAAATGGAGAATGGTATCGGAGCAGCAAAGGAGCTCCTGAGCAA atcatTGAACTCTGCAATCTCCAAGGAGAGGCTAGAAGAAAAGCTCATGAAGTGATTGATGGTTTTGCTGAACGTGGGCTTCGTTCTCTTGGAGTTGCTCAACAA ACTGTACCTGAAAAGAGCAAGGAAAGCGATGGTAGTCCATGGGAGTTTATTGGTCTATTGCCACTGTTTGATCCCCCAAGACATGATAGTGCAGAAACGATCAGACGAGCCCTTGAGCTTGGTGTCAACGTTAAAATGATTACTGGTGACCAACTTGCCATTGGAATAGAGACCGGGCGTAGGCTTGGTATGGGAACAAATATGTACCCATCCACTTCACTCCTTGGAAATTCAAAGGATGAATCATTAGTTGGGATCCCTGTCGATGAGCTCATTGAGAAAGCTGATGGATTTGCTGGAGTTTTCCCtg AGCACAAGTATGAGATTGTAAAGAAGCTTCAAGAGAGGAAGCACATTTGTGGGATGACTGGAGATGGTGTAAACGACGCTCCAGCTTTGAAGAAAGCAGATATTGGAATCGCTGTGGCTGATGCAACTGATGCGGCTAGAAGCGCCTCTGACATTGTGCTAACGGAACCTGGACTAAGCGTGATAGTGAGTGCCGTTCTTACAAGTCGTGCAATCTTCCAGAGGATGAAGAACTACACGATCTATGCTGTCTCCATCACCATTCGTATTGTTTTGGGATTCATGCTTGTGGCTTTGATATGGCGATTTGATTTTGCACCtttcatggttttgattatcgCAATCCTTAATGATGGAACTATCATGACTATCTCGAAGGACAGAGTTAAACCTTCTCCTGTCCCTGATTCATGGAAGCTCAATGAGATTTTTGCTACGGGTGTTGTGCTAGGAACCTACATGGCTCTTACCACAGTTCTCTTTTTCTGGCTAGCTCATGATACTAATTTCTTCAGC AAAACATTTGGTGTGAGGTCCATTCAAGAGAATGAGGAAGAGCTTATGGCAGCTCTGTACCTTCAAGTGAGCATCATAAGCCAAGCACTTATTTTTGTCACCAGATCAAGGAGTTGGTCATTTGTCGAACGTCCTGGGTTTTTGCTCCTTATAGCCTTTGTTATAGCACAGCTG GTTGCTACATTGATCGCTGTGTATGCAAACTGGGGATTTGCAAGGATCCTAGGTTGTGGATGGGGATGGGCTGGAGTCATATGGTTATACAGTATCATTACCTACATTCCTCTTGACATTCTCAAGTTCACCATCCGTTACTCTCTCACTGGCAAGGCTTGGGATAATATGATCCAACAAAAA ACCGCCTTTACAACAAAGAAAGATTACGGCAAAGGAGAGAGGGAGGCTCAATGGGCATTAGCTCAGCGCACACTCCATGGCCTACCACCACCTGAAGCAATGTTCCATGACAAGAACCATGAGCTCTCTGAAATAGCAGAGCAGGCGAAGAGGCGTGCCGAAGTGGCTAG GCTGAGAGAGCTTCACACTCTAAAGGGCCACGTTGAATCTGTAGTGAAGCTGAAGGGGCTTGACATTGATACCATTCAACAACACTACACTGTCTAG